In Phalacrocorax carbo chromosome 1, bPhaCar2.1, whole genome shotgun sequence, the genomic stretch AGGGTATGAGATTTCTTTGATAATGTAAGGTGACAAATTAGCTAATTTGATGGTAGTTTTGAGGAGGACTAGAGCGTGATCTGGTTAAAGTactgttttcttgctttatGTGGGCTTTCTACTTCTCAGTAAAACTAAACATTTATTTATCTGTATTTGAATACACAGGAGACTGATGTGCAAAAACTACAAGACAAACTGAATAGTGGCCACATAGAAGAAGTCATTTTACAGGTAAAGGGGGGAAATTTAAGGTTAGATACAAAAGGGAGCAGTGGTTTCCAGTGTTCCTTTGGCTGAGCTTCTGCTCAGAAAATTGGCAGTTTTCTATATCTTCCTTTGCTGCAAAACCAACagtcaaacagaagaaaaaaatctgaaaatgaatTGTCAAATAGTGATTAGGATGACCATATTAAAACCTAACACAATTATGTGTTTGTTGTGTCATGCTTACATACATACTCTGTATACTTAAATTGGTTCTTACAGAGTCTAAATCAGTGGAAAGGGCGGAAGATGATTGAATAATAATCTGGGGGATAATCCAAATACACTGGAAAATATCATGAAGTTGTCATTGGGAATGACTAGGTGAACAGACTATATTTGGAGGTGATTCAGTATGTTTTTTAATAACGAAAGCCAAAACCCCTAAAATACACAGTTCCTTTTGATATTTATAGATGAAATTTGTGGTAGTCTTTGACAGTGATAGGTAGTGACATCACTGAGATAACGAACTGAAGTAGAGGTAATTTAATACTTTGGCAATTGTCTAGAACTTAAGAATCTGTGTGGTGTTTATTAACAGGCTGAAAGTGAGCTTTCCCTGGCAAGAAAAATGATACAGTGGAAACCATGGGAGCCTCTAGTTGAAGAACCCCCTTCTGACCAGTGGAGATGGCCAATATAACTTTCAAAATGGTGTAACCTCTTGAaatgacaaatataaaaaaaagttaattattaATCTATTGTTACTGACAGTTGTCTTTAAATTAAAGATAATAACTTCATAAAAGCATGCGTTGTCCTGATGTCCACTTACATTTAGCAACCTAAAGACTGCTTCCAATTTCTTGCAAAAGTGGGTTTAAGAAAATTCTTTTCAGCTGTTGTACAACCTTTGGTTTATTTCCTGTTGTAATTTATTAGCAGCTGGGTATTTGTGCTTATTGTGAGTTATTTTTATAATCTGTATTTGTATGTTAACAAATCCAGATATTATAGgccatttgaaatgaaaatcaaaattgTAGAAAAGTATGATCCTGCCCTTCTCTCCCACTTCTGGTTGGGTATTTTTGCCAGCCACTGCCAGTGTCTTTATGACCGGGCAGATACTGAGATCAGGGGTCTGATGTAACGAGaactaaacaaaaataagaggtttttttttttagatttcagCTGAATCACTGTCTTGAACCGGCTGACTTCACTACCCACATAAACACTAAATCTGACTCGGGGGAGGCGATTCCAAGATCcgagggggagaaggaagatgGCCCTTACAGTGACAGCA encodes the following:
- the NDUFA5 gene encoding NADH dehydrogenase [ubiquinone] 1 alpha subcomplex subunit 5 isoform X2 — protein: MHLRILYTKILGVLQNIPKEAAYRKYTEQIVNQRFNLVQTETDVQKLQDKLNSGHIEEVILQAESELSLARKMIQWKPWEPLVEEPPSDQWRWPI